One stretch of Punica granatum isolate Tunisia-2019 chromosome 5, ASM765513v2, whole genome shotgun sequence DNA includes these proteins:
- the LOC116208145 gene encoding serine carboxypeptidase-like 1 isoform X1, translating to MASRVILLHHCSSTFFIFFKWVPVVICGLLLSSTCSACSSASYVESLPGFGPLPFKLETGYVGVDEKDEVQLFYYFVESERNPLEDPLVLWLTGGPGCSGISGLVYEIGPLRFNKIKYNGTLPSLTINPFSWTKVSSVIFIDAPVGTGFSYSKTWESSWTGDRLHAHQCYTFLRKWLLNHLGFIDNPVYIAGDSYSGMIVPLIAQEILDGDAAASTKQRRVKHRRMVKKLAKDSKI from the exons ATGGCGTCTCGGGttattcttcttcatcattGTTCTTcaactttcttcatcttcttcaaatgGGTGCCTGTGGTGATCTGCGGTCTCCTGCTCTCTTCGACGTGTTCTGCATGCAGTTCGGCCTCCTATGTCGAGTCCCTGCCCGGTTTTGGACCACTCCCCTTCAAGCTTGAAACCGG ATACGTAGGTGTGGATGAGAAGGATGAAGTGCAGCTCTTTTACTACTTTGTCGAATCAGAGAGGAATCCGTTGGAAGACCCGCTCGTGCTCTGGCTCACTGGGGGCCCAGGCTGCTCCGGCATATCTGGGCTAGTCTATGAGATAG GCCCTTTACGATTCAATAAAATCAAGTACAATGGGACATTGCCGAGTCTCACGATTAATCCTTTTTCTTGGACTAAG GTCTCAAGCGTGATCTTTATTGATGCACCGGTTGGCACTGGATTCTCGTACTCAAAGACCTGGGAGAGTTCTTGGACTGGAGACAGACTCCATGCACATCAATGCTACACGTTTCTAAGAAAG TGGTTGCTCAATCACCTGGGTTTCATTGACAATCCAGTCTATATCGCTGGAGACTCCTACTCGGGAATGATTGTTCCATTGATTGCCCAAGAAATATTAGATG GTGATGCAGCTGCTTCTACCAAACAGAGGAGAGTAAAGCACCGAAGGATGGTCAAGAAACTGGCCAAAGACAGTAAAATCTAG
- the LOC116208144 gene encoding ruvB-like 2 has product MTELRISAESRDLTRIERIGAHSHIRGLGLDSSLEPRVVSEGMVGQTSARKAAGVILQMIKEGKIAGRAVLIAGQPGTGKTAIAMGMAKSLGLETPFAMVAGSELFSLEMSKTEALKQVFRKAIGVRIKEEAEVIEGEVVEVQIDRPAVAGAASKTGKLTLKTTEMETIYDMGAKMIEALSKEKVQSGDVIAIDKASGKITKLGRSFTRSRDYDAMGPQTKFVQCPDGELQKRKEVVHCVTLHEIDVINSRTQGFLALFTGDTGEIRSEVRERVDEKVMEWRDEGKADIVPGVLFIDEVHMLDIECFSFLNRALENEMAPILVVATNRGITTIRGTDYKSPHGIPLDLLDRLLIITTQPYTEDEICRIIDIRCQEEDVEVSEEARHLLTKIGADTSLRYAINLITSAALACQKRKGSVVELRDVHRVYTLFLDVKRSTQFLMEYQSQYMFNEPAEEEEQEEPSAMIS; this is encoded by the exons ATGACGGAGCTCAGAATCTCAGCCGAGTCTCGAGACCTTACCAGAATCGAGCGTATTGGCGCCCACTCCCACATCCGTGGCCTCGGCCTTGACTCCTCCCTTGAGCCTCGCGTCGTCTCCGAGGGCATGGTTGGCCAGACCTCCGCCCGCAAGGCCGCCGGAGTCATTCTTCAGATGATCAAAGAGGGGAAGATCGCTGGTCGAGCAGTTCTCATTGCAGGCCAGCCCGGGACCGGGAAGACCGCCATTGCTATGGGCATGGCCAAGTCTCTTGGGTTGGAGACTCCATTCGCTATGGTAGCTGGTAGTGAGCTCTTCTCTCTAGAAATGTCGAAGACTGAAGCTCTCAAGCAGGTCTTCAG GAAAGCAATTGGAGTGAGAATCAAGGAGGAAGCTGAGGTCATTGAAGGAGAAGTTGTGGAAGTACAAATTGACCGCCCCGCTGTGGCTGGTGCTGCCTCGAAGACAGGCAAGTTGACTCTGAAGACAACAGAGATGGAGACGATATATGATATGGGGGCGAAAATGATTGAGGCATTGAGCAAGGAGAAGGTTCAGAGCGGGGATGTGATTGCCATAGATAAGGCCTCAGGGAAGATTACAAAGCTCGGGAGATCATTCACGAGGTCAAGGGATTATGATGCTATGGGACCTCAGACTAAGTTCGTGCAGTGCCCTGATGGGGAATTGCAGAAGAGGAAGGAAGTGGTGCACTGCGTTACGCTCCATGAAATAGATGTTATCAATAGCAG GACTCAAGGATTCTTGGCTCTCTTCACTGGTGATACTGGTGAGATCCGATCAGAAGTCCGGGAGAGAGTTGACGAGAAGGTGATGGAGTGGAGGGATGAAGGTAAGGCGGATATAGTCCCCGGAGTGCTCTTCATTGATGAAGTCCACATGCTTGACATTGAGTGCTTCTCCTTCCTCAACCGTGCCCTCGAGAATGAGATGGCCCCAATCCTGGTTGTTGCCACCAATAGAGGAATCACCACCATCCGTGGAACAGACTATAAGTCCCCGCATGGGATTCCACTTGACCTCCTGGATCGGCTCCTCATCATCACCACTCAGCCTTACACCGAAGATGAGATCTGTAGGATTATTGACATCAG GTGCCAGGAAGAGGATGTGGAGGTCTCTGAGGAGGCAAGGCACCTGCTGACAAAGATCGGGGCAGACACTTCCTTGAGGTATGCAATCAACCTCATAACCTCAGCTGCACTGGCATGTCAGAAGAGGAAGGGATCGGTTGTGGAGTTGAGAGATGTCCACAGAGTCTACACACTGTTCCTAGATGTGAAGAGGTCGACCCAGTTTTTGATGGAGTATCAAAGCCAGTACATGTTCAATGAGCCTGCGGAAGAGGAGGAGCAGGAAGAACCCAGCGCAATGATTTCATGA
- the LOC116207153 gene encoding uncharacterized protein LOC116207153: MASKNKKGKLIRRFIGAPLRFLTRARDFYIQSLTDCSGHMSMGCPTGQVIATLPKSFSISSSRSYPSSHDEDFRELMRAASAKSLSSIKKYETLDPPNEFLRPRGQSPNLMPRSFSTGIGRIDEEKAFEFGEDIKVKTDSLYPRSRSCAVKFRSSRLL; this comes from the coding sequence ATGGCGAGTAAGAATAAGAAGGGCAAACTCATAAGACGATTCATAGGGGCGCCGCTGCGATTCCTGACCCGGGCTAGGGACTTCTACATCCAGAGCCTCACCGACTGCTCGGGCCACATGTCCATGGGAtgcccgactgggcaggtaATCGCCACTCTGCCCAAGAGCTTCAGCATCAGCTCCTCCCGTTCGTACCCTTCCTCCCATGATGAGGATTTCCGAGAGCTCATGAGAGCAGCCTCCGCCAAGAGCCTCAGCAGCATCAAGAAGTACGAGACATTGGATCCTCCCAATGAGTTCCTGAGGCCTCGTGGGCAGTCGCCAAACCTAATGCCCCGGAGCTTTAGCACAGGGATAGGGAGGATCGATGAAGAGAAGGCGTTCGAGTTCGGAGAAGACATAAAGGTGAAGACCGATTCATTGTATCCCCGAAGCCGAAGTTGTGCAGTTAAGTTTAGATCATCCAGGCTGCTTTGA
- the LOC116208146 gene encoding NAD(P)H-quinone oxidoreductase subunit L, chloroplastic: protein MAASVPCCTHPPFSINSSSSSSSSSSSSSSSSSSLSGSLSLHWLPGIQRVNRRSVRQFKVSRAKCWFKLGKNGIEFETDDAEQAMGRNLRAQYFTNFNTEKFSSAIALGALLATVELPAMAVTGVNDEEDLIWVLTQLAIVAFLYFLVAPPIIMNWLRIRWYKRNVFEMYLQFMFVFIFFPGVLLWAPFLNFRKFPRDPSMKHPWSVPEDPSKIKNAYLKYPFAQPEDYEV from the exons ATGGCGGCTTCTGTCCCATGCTGCACTCACCCTCCCTTCTCCataaattcttcttcttcttcttcttcttcttcttcttcttcttcttcttcttcttcttctttatcgGGCAGCCTCAGTTTGCATTGGTTGCCTGGTATTCAAAGAGTTAACCGCAGATCAGTCAGACAATTTAAGGTGTCTCGAGCAAAGTGTTGGTTCAAGCTTGGGAAAAATGGGATCGAGTTCGAAACAGATGATGCAGAACAG GCAATGGGAAGAAACTTACGGGCTCAGTACTTCACCAACTTCAACACCGAAAAGTTCTCCTCGGCAATCGCCCTAGGAGCTCTCCTGGCCACT GTTGAGCTGCCGGCAATGGCAGTCACTGGAGTGAACGACGAAGAAGATCTCATTTGGGTCCTAACTCAGCTGGCCATAGTTGCCTTCTTGTATTTCCTCGTGGCACCA CCAATCATCATGAACTGGCTCAGGATTAGATGGTACAAGCGGAACGTCTTCGAGATGTACCTGCAGTTTATGTtcgtcttcatcttcttccccgG GGTATTGCTGTGGGCACCATTTTTGAACTTCAGGAAATTCCCGAGAGATCCATCGATGAAGCATCCATGGTCTGTGCCTGAAGACCCTTCAAAGATCAAGAACGCATACCTCAAGTACCCTTTCGCCCAGCCCGAAGACTATGAAGTATGA
- the LOC116208145 gene encoding serine carboxypeptidase-like 1 isoform X2: MASRVILLHHCSSTFFIFFKWVPVVICGLLLSSTCSACSSASYVESLPGFGPLPFKLETGYVGVDEKDEVQLFYYFVESERNPLEDPLVLWLTGGPGCSGISGLVYEIGPLRFNKIKYNGTLPSLTINPFSWTKVSSVIFIDAPVGTGFSYSKTWESSWTGDRLHAHQCYTFLRKVMQLLLPNRGE; the protein is encoded by the exons ATGGCGTCTCGGGttattcttcttcatcattGTTCTTcaactttcttcatcttcttcaaatgGGTGCCTGTGGTGATCTGCGGTCTCCTGCTCTCTTCGACGTGTTCTGCATGCAGTTCGGCCTCCTATGTCGAGTCCCTGCCCGGTTTTGGACCACTCCCCTTCAAGCTTGAAACCGG ATACGTAGGTGTGGATGAGAAGGATGAAGTGCAGCTCTTTTACTACTTTGTCGAATCAGAGAGGAATCCGTTGGAAGACCCGCTCGTGCTCTGGCTCACTGGGGGCCCAGGCTGCTCCGGCATATCTGGGCTAGTCTATGAGATAG GCCCTTTACGATTCAATAAAATCAAGTACAATGGGACATTGCCGAGTCTCACGATTAATCCTTTTTCTTGGACTAAG GTCTCAAGCGTGATCTTTATTGATGCACCGGTTGGCACTGGATTCTCGTACTCAAAGACCTGGGAGAGTTCTTGGACTGGAGACAGACTCCATGCACATCAATGCTACACGTTTCTAAGAAAG GTGATGCAGCTGCTTCTACCAAACAGAGGAGAGTAA